A genomic region of Acidobacteriota bacterium contains the following coding sequences:
- a CDS encoding response regulator, with the protein MEDRELLGDVPLGKLSGAKVLVVDDDEEIRTFLTTLFSDEGALTFEAADGLEALRMAESKRPDLITLDLSMPGRDGIDTFTDLRENAETAGIAVCIITGHPEFRKVIYDRPVAPPEGFLNKPCDPELAVDTIRRILGLRKRKASRSKD; encoded by the coding sequence ATGGAAGACCGCGAACTACTCGGTGATGTGCCACTCGGCAAGCTCAGCGGTGCGAAGGTGCTGGTCGTCGACGATGACGAAGAGATCCGCACGTTCCTCACCACTCTCTTCTCGGATGAAGGGGCTCTGACCTTCGAAGCCGCCGACGGCCTCGAGGCCCTCCGAATGGCCGAGAGTAAGCGGCCCGACCTCATCACGCTCGACCTATCGATGCCCGGCAGGGACGGCATCGATACCTTCACCGATCTTCGTGAAAACGCAGAGACGGCAGGCATCGCGGTGTGCATCATCACCGGCCACCCCGAGTTCCGGAAGGTGATCTACGACCGGCCGGTGGCGCCGCCCGAAGGCTTCCTCAACAAGCCGTGCGATCCGGAGCTCGCGGTCGACACGATCCGGCGGATCCTCGGCTTGCGAAAGCGGAAGGCATCCAGATCGAAGGACTGA
- a CDS encoding acyl-CoA dehydrogenase family protein, giving the protein MPANDVAESAREDLDLWRRQTSANFYEIDSFIRRLLQHHLGKKWAEADTLLRTVADQAGPRLDALARESNRDENLPRLRRRDEFGHRTEDIVFHPSYHDAGRVFWASGVLAALSEPGNEVLAGGIAYLLDQHGEAGHACPVACTAGAIKLIKQVGSADQKHRLLPGLMSADYDQCLRAAQFVTEVQGGSDVGSNSCRARADSEHKGWFRISGEKWFCSVADADLFVISARMDGAPSGTSGLGLFLVPRLIDGEVNGFQLHNLKYKLGTRSMATGEIEFDDAFGEAVGDLAGGFKNLVGIVLDTSRVHNAIAACGLARRALVEGHAYARHRRAFSNAIEVYPGVQEILARMKLSTMAALCTTFRILAMTDLVEAGRGDPELIAARRIAVMINKYWTAVKGTACTRDGIELLGGNGTIEDFSVLPRLYRDSIVVESWEGTHNTLCAQVLRDFSERGLHRSWLDHLNREIGALDHADLESHLEIARREHQEVVKRIDTLVKSDQKSASAQIRHVVDHMCRLTDWVTLATQLQWEKTTGIDTDTADALELYRLTVLEGADPQGAPQLIELNRRFSTHI; this is encoded by the coding sequence ATGCCGGCCAACGATGTGGCGGAATCCGCCCGCGAAGACCTCGATCTCTGGCGCCGTCAGACCTCCGCCAACTTCTACGAGATCGACAGCTTCATCCGACGGCTTCTGCAACACCACCTCGGTAAGAAATGGGCCGAGGCGGACACCCTTCTGCGGACGGTGGCGGATCAGGCTGGACCGCGCCTTGACGCCCTCGCCAGAGAATCCAACCGCGATGAGAATCTCCCACGGCTGCGACGGCGCGACGAGTTCGGTCACCGTACGGAGGACATCGTCTTTCATCCTTCCTACCACGACGCCGGCCGGGTCTTCTGGGCGAGCGGCGTGCTGGCGGCGCTCTCCGAGCCCGGCAACGAGGTCCTCGCCGGCGGAATCGCTTACCTCCTCGATCAGCACGGCGAAGCCGGCCACGCCTGTCCGGTCGCCTGCACGGCCGGTGCCATCAAACTGATCAAACAGGTCGGCAGCGCCGACCAGAAGCACCGCCTCCTGCCGGGGCTCATGAGCGCAGACTACGACCAGTGTTTGCGCGCCGCCCAGTTTGTTACCGAGGTGCAGGGCGGATCGGACGTCGGTTCCAACAGCTGTCGAGCGAGGGCCGACTCGGAACATAAAGGGTGGTTCCGAATCAGCGGCGAGAAGTGGTTCTGCTCGGTGGCGGACGCCGATCTGTTTGTCATCAGTGCTCGGATGGACGGCGCGCCGTCGGGAACCTCCGGTCTCGGGCTTTTCCTGGTCCCGAGGCTTATCGACGGCGAGGTCAACGGATTCCAACTTCACAACCTCAAGTACAAGCTCGGCACCCGTTCCATGGCCACCGGGGAGATCGAATTCGACGACGCCTTCGGTGAAGCTGTCGGCGATCTTGCCGGAGGATTCAAAAACCTTGTCGGCATCGTCCTCGACACCTCACGGGTTCACAATGCGATCGCAGCCTGCGGTCTCGCCCGGAGGGCGCTCGTCGAGGGCCACGCCTACGCCCGACACCGGCGCGCCTTCTCAAACGCGATTGAAGTCTATCCGGGCGTCCAGGAGATTCTCGCTCGCATGAAGCTCTCGACCATGGCCGCTCTCTGCACCACCTTCCGGATCCTCGCGATGACCGATCTCGTCGAGGCCGGTCGAGGCGACCCGGAACTGATTGCGGCCCGGCGCATCGCGGTGATGATCAACAAGTACTGGACGGCGGTCAAGGGTACCGCCTGTACCCGGGACGGCATCGAGCTGCTCGGCGGAAATGGAACGATCGAGGATTTCTCGGTCTTGCCGAGGCTGTATCGAGACTCGATCGTCGTCGAGAGCTGGGAGGGTACCCACAACACCCTTTGCGCGCAGGTCCTCCGCGACTTCTCGGAACGCGGACTCCACCGCTCGTGGCTCGATCACCTCAACCGGGAAATCGGCGCGCTCGACCATGCCGATCTGGAATCTCACCTCGAGATCGCCCGCAGGGAACACCAGGAGGTGGTCAAAAGGATCGACACTCTCGTCAAAAGCGACCAAAAGAGTGCGTCCGCTCAGATCCGCCACGTCGTCGACCATATGTGCCGGCTCACCGATTGGGTTACTCTCGCAACCCAGCTGCAGTGGGAAAAGACGACGGGGATCGACACCGACACCGCCGACGCCCTCGAGCTCTACCGTCTGACGGTCCTGGAAGGGGCCGATCCCCAGGGAGCGCCCCAACTGATCGAGCTCAATCGGAGATTTTCAACACATATCTGA
- a CDS encoding PQQ-dependent sugar dehydrogenase, whose translation MRYKHSRYAITCLLLLGCGSDLGVSPAIAIGNRSELPLDQIELPDGFSIDLYARVDNARSMALGPGGTVFVGNRKGDSVWAVRDDDGDFRADRVVRLARGLDSPNGVAIRDRDLYVAEISRILRFPDIVDRIDDPPMPEIFVDGLPSEAHHGWKYIAFGPDGMLYVPIGAPCNICLSEDERFASILRVSADGDRLEIFARGVRNTVGFDWHPGTGDLWFTDNGRDWLGDNSPPDELNRAPGKGHHFGYPFCHGGDIADPDFGDQRGCEEFVAPEQNLGPHVAALGLRFYTGYQFPPEYRGQVLIAEHGSWNRSKKIGYRITLVQIRNGRAASYEVFAEGWLDGQKAWGRPVDLLQLPDGSILVSDDYAGAIYRISYASGN comes from the coding sequence ATGAGGTACAAACACTCCCGATACGCGATCACCTGTCTCCTCCTTCTCGGATGCGGATCGGACCTGGGCGTTTCGCCGGCGATCGCCATCGGCAATCGAAGCGAGCTCCCGCTGGACCAGATCGAGCTGCCGGACGGATTCTCCATCGATTTGTACGCCCGGGTGGACAATGCGCGCTCGATGGCTCTCGGTCCCGGAGGAACGGTGTTCGTCGGCAACCGAAAGGGAGACTCGGTGTGGGCGGTGCGAGACGACGACGGTGACTTCAGGGCGGACCGGGTCGTGAGGTTGGCCAGAGGTCTCGATTCGCCGAACGGTGTGGCGATACGAGATCGTGATCTCTATGTTGCCGAGATCAGCCGTATCCTGCGGTTTCCCGACATCGTAGATCGGATCGACGACCCTCCAATGCCGGAGATCTTCGTCGACGGATTGCCCAGCGAGGCCCACCACGGATGGAAATACATCGCATTCGGACCCGACGGCATGCTCTACGTACCGATCGGCGCGCCATGCAACATCTGCCTCTCGGAAGACGAGCGCTTTGCCTCGATTCTGAGGGTCAGCGCCGACGGCGACCGGCTCGAGATCTTCGCCCGCGGCGTCCGCAACACCGTCGGCTTCGACTGGCACCCCGGAACCGGCGACCTCTGGTTCACCGACAACGGCCGCGACTGGCTCGGCGATAACTCGCCGCCCGACGAGCTCAACCGCGCCCCGGGCAAGGGACACCACTTCGGTTACCCCTTCTGTCACGGAGGAGACATCGCGGACCCGGATTTCGGCGACCAGCGGGGATGCGAGGAATTCGTCGCGCCCGAGCAAAATCTGGGGCCCCACGTCGCGGCACTCGGGCTGCGCTTCTACACCGGCTACCAGTTCCCGCCCGAGTACCGAGGCCAGGTGCTGATCGCCGAGCACGGGTCGTGGAACCGTTCGAAGAAGATTGGCTACCGGATCACGCTGGTCCAGATCCGGAACGGGCGCGCCGCCTCCTACGAAGTGTTCGCCGAGGGATGGCTCGATGGCCAGAAGGCGTGGGGCCGTCCGGTCGATCTGCTGCAGCTGCCCGACGGATCGATTCTGGTGTCGGACGACTACGCCGGCGCGATCTATCGAATCAGCTACGCGTCAGGGAATTGA
- a CDS encoding PDZ domain-containing protein, which produces MRKVFSLLIVVLILAMPALAGEKGKCNGNPEDCMKKMKAKYAEKAWLGIEYDTDESGHWVVKDVYDKSPAQKAGFQKGDIMLAVNDVKYSKDNKPKLKEVYAKFEPGSDATYWVKRNGEKVKLHATLGSVPKDVQKMWIAEHMKTYHPEFRMASK; this is translated from the coding sequence ATGAGGAAAGTGTTTTCACTGCTGATCGTGGTGCTGATCCTGGCGATGCCCGCCCTGGCCGGTGAAAAGGGTAAGTGCAACGGGAACCCCGAAGATTGCATGAAGAAGATGAAGGCGAAGTATGCGGAGAAGGCCTGGCTCGGCATCGAGTACGACACAGACGAAAGTGGGCACTGGGTCGTCAAAGATGTCTACGACAAGAGCCCGGCGCAAAAGGCCGGATTCCAGAAGGGCGACATCATGCTCGCCGTCAACGACGTGAAGTATTCGAAGGACAACAAGCCGAAGCTGAAGGAGGTGTACGCCAAGTTCGAGCCCGGCTCCGACGCCACCTACTGGGTCAAGAGGAACGGAGAGAAGGTGAAGCTCCACGCGACCCTCGGGTCGGTGCCGAAGGATGTGCAGAAGATGTGGATCGCCGAGCACATGAAGACCTACCATCCCGAGTTCAGGATGGCTTCGAAATAA
- a CDS encoding ester cyclase: MSKKLILGITVISCLIGVLGCVCEPCSEGQKNKELVADAFAAINALELDKLDQWIAHDYVRHCQATPDFNVTSLEDFKAYLMSELGSVSKPEMVIHRMVAEDDLVAFWATYTGIQDGPIGPFPATGKRMELDFSGMHRIADGKIVETWVTWDTLTALTQLGLYPSAPEIDTTE, from the coding sequence ATGTCAAAGAAGTTGATTCTCGGAATCACCGTGATCAGCTGTCTGATCGGAGTGTTGGGATGCGTGTGCGAGCCCTGCAGCGAGGGTCAAAAGAACAAGGAGCTGGTGGCCGATGCCTTCGCCGCCATCAATGCCCTTGAGTTGGACAAGCTCGACCAATGGATCGCGCATGATTACGTCCGTCATTGCCAGGCTACCCCTGATTTCAACGTGACCAGCCTCGAGGACTTCAAAGCGTATCTGATGAGTGAGCTGGGATCGGTGTCGAAGCCGGAGATGGTAATCCACCGCATGGTCGCCGAGGACGACCTGGTCGCGTTCTGGGCAACCTACACGGGGATCCAGGACGGGCCCATCGGTCCGTTCCCGGCGACCGGCAAACGGATGGAGCTCGACTTTTCCGGCATGCATCGTATCGCCGACGGCAAGATCGTCGAGACATGGGTGACCTGGGACACCCTAACCGCCCTCACTCAGCTCGGACTCTACCCGTCGGCGCCGGAGATTGACACCACGGAGTAG
- a CDS encoding DUF1028 domain-containing protein — protein sequence MNLTRHFTVAVIVILCSSLLSAEAPNPSTFSIVAADPETGEVGVAVASRFFAVGTVVPHARAGVGAVATQSYANTTFGPHGLSLLSHGNSPEKVLEVMLGNDKDRSKRQVGLVSDSGVSATYTGSACNAWAGGRAGPNYAVQGNILTGEEVVLAMERAFLSSSGQTLGERLYAAIQAGDAAGGDSRGKQSAALLVCRKEGGYGGFTDRAIDLRVDDHPEPIRELGRLLKIGLVNDAWNRGWTAFTRKQFEDSLRWQELAAKKAENQPEVLPEVLYDLAVIRLANGDVDGAGSILARAVALNPKLAEQAKVDGDLAELRQ from the coding sequence ATGAACCTCACAAGACATTTCACCGTCGCCGTGATTGTCATCCTCTGTTCGTCCCTTCTTTCCGCGGAAGCTCCGAATCCGTCGACATTCTCGATCGTCGCCGCAGATCCCGAGACGGGCGAGGTCGGCGTAGCGGTGGCGAGCCGGTTTTTCGCCGTCGGCACGGTCGTTCCGCACGCCCGCGCCGGTGTCGGCGCGGTCGCGACCCAATCCTACGCCAACACCACATTCGGTCCGCACGGTCTGTCACTGCTCTCGCACGGTAATTCGCCCGAGAAAGTCCTCGAGGTGATGCTCGGCAACGACAAGGATCGCAGCAAGCGTCAGGTGGGCCTGGTCTCCGATTCCGGAGTTTCAGCCACCTACACCGGATCCGCCTGCAATGCCTGGGCGGGGGGGCGAGCCGGCCCGAATTACGCGGTTCAGGGCAATATCCTCACCGGCGAAGAGGTCGTCCTGGCGATGGAGCGGGCATTCCTCTCGTCCAGCGGACAGACCCTCGGCGAGCGCCTCTACGCGGCAATTCAGGCTGGAGATGCGGCCGGCGGAGATAGCCGTGGCAAACAATCTGCGGCGCTGCTCGTGTGTCGCAAGGAGGGCGGTTACGGTGGCTTCACCGACCGCGCCATTGACCTCCGTGTCGACGATCACCCCGAGCCGATTCGGGAACTCGGACGTCTGCTCAAAATCGGTCTCGTCAACGACGCCTGGAACCGCGGATGGACGGCGTTCACCAGGAAACAATTCGAGGACTCTCTCCGTTGGCAGGAGCTCGCGGCAAAGAAGGCCGAGAACCAGCCGGAAGTGCTGCCGGAGGTACTCTACGACCTCGCGGTGATCCGCCTGGCGAACGGCGATGTCGATGGCGCGGGGTCCATCCTTGCCCGCGCCGTCGCCCTCAATCCAAAGCTCGCCGAGCAGGCGAAGGTGGATGGGGACCTTGCCGAGCTTCGGCAGTGA
- a CDS encoding HAMP domain-containing histidine kinase, giving the protein MPSLNHNQNGAFSESELRAVERSVFGGRRVLWAGVLAVLLPLALLLFLQYWWLTDLERNSAIAREATLKNYLEAITKDVHYFYWKISERALNLPPEVFGEKKMGKAAAYFKKKEIPGAKRLFVVSFLARKEPLLFYEPRIDKMVVPEHSDETVAVWAAASPWAYLRKKGAKLETTSLSSDQHDPSNRIIINPITDEESKLVGLAGMIIDQDVFVGEVLPKAIEASLPKFDDKQKTELLVVVRDNLKRQILPVGEKAHPKKDHVSRAFDFIFTDWRVSLQGDFASAEKWARANFAYNITLSAVLAAVLLGGIALTVRTAMREMKLSAMKNEFVSNVSHELRTPLSSIRVFGEFMRRGRVEDQEKVREYGSYIETESRRLTQLINNILDFSRIESGRKVYNLEDADLEEILAGTLGTFTVRLRDRGFDVSYHGPDEPLPEVQVDPNAIDRAVANLLDNAVKYSNDDRSIEVTLGRTNGEAVISVSDHGIGIPRGEQERIFERFHRVSTGLVHDVKGSGLGLSLVRHIAEAHGGRVTVESEVGKGSTFTIYLPLERPEGEGE; this is encoded by the coding sequence ATGCCGTCGCTGAACCACAACCAGAACGGAGCCTTCTCAGAATCCGAGCTGCGGGCTGTCGAACGCAGCGTGTTCGGCGGCAGACGCGTGTTGTGGGCCGGGGTCCTCGCAGTGCTTCTGCCTCTCGCGCTACTCCTTTTCCTCCAGTACTGGTGGCTGACGGACCTCGAGCGCAACTCGGCCATCGCCCGCGAAGCGACGCTGAAAAACTATCTCGAAGCGATCACCAAGGACGTCCACTACTTCTACTGGAAGATCTCCGAGCGCGCTCTGAACCTGCCACCCGAGGTTTTTGGCGAGAAAAAGATGGGCAAGGCTGCGGCGTACTTCAAGAAAAAGGAGATCCCGGGAGCGAAGAGGCTCTTCGTGGTCAGCTTCCTGGCCAGGAAAGAGCCACTGCTCTTCTACGAGCCGAGGATCGACAAGATGGTGGTCCCGGAGCACTCCGACGAAACGGTCGCGGTGTGGGCTGCAGCCTCGCCATGGGCGTACCTGAGAAAAAAGGGTGCCAAGCTCGAGACGACGTCTCTCAGCTCCGACCAGCACGATCCGAGCAACCGCATCATCATCAACCCGATCACCGACGAGGAATCCAAGCTGGTCGGCCTGGCGGGCATGATCATCGACCAGGATGTTTTCGTCGGCGAAGTGTTGCCGAAAGCGATCGAGGCTTCGCTGCCAAAATTCGACGACAAGCAGAAGACCGAGCTCTTGGTGGTCGTGAGGGACAACCTGAAAAGACAGATCCTGCCGGTCGGCGAAAAGGCCCACCCCAAGAAAGACCACGTGTCTCGAGCCTTCGATTTCATCTTCACCGACTGGAGGGTCAGCCTGCAAGGTGATTTCGCTTCGGCAGAAAAGTGGGCACGGGCCAACTTCGCCTACAACATCACCTTGTCAGCGGTGCTCGCCGCCGTGTTGCTCGGCGGCATCGCACTCACCGTCCGAACGGCGATGCGCGAAATGAAGCTCTCGGCGATGAAGAACGAATTCGTCTCCAACGTTTCGCACGAACTGCGAACCCCGCTGTCGTCGATCCGGGTATTCGGCGAGTTCATGCGCCGAGGTCGCGTGGAGGACCAGGAGAAGGTCCGCGAGTACGGCTCCTACATCGAGACCGAGAGCCGTCGTCTGACGCAGCTGATCAACAACATCCTCGACTTTTCGAGGATTGAATCCGGTCGAAAGGTCTACAACCTCGAAGACGCCGATCTCGAGGAGATTCTCGCCGGCACCCTCGGCACCTTCACGGTCCGGCTGCGGGACAGGGGCTTCGACGTCTCGTATCACGGACCGGACGAGCCACTTCCCGAGGTCCAGGTCGACCCCAACGCAATTGACCGGGCGGTCGCCAATCTCCTCGACAACGCGGTCAAGTACTCGAATGACGATCGCTCGATCGAGGTGACTCTCGGCCGCACCAACGGCGAGGCCGTCATTTCGGTCAGCGACCATGGAATTGGCATCCCCCGCGGAGAGCAGGAACGGATCTTCGAGCGCTTCCACCGTGTCAGCACCGGTCTGGTACACGACGTCAAAGGCTCGGGGCTCGGCCTGTCACTCGTTCGGCACATCGCAGAGGCACACGGCGGGCGGGTGACCGTCGAGAGCGAGGTCGGCAAGGGCAGCACCTTCACGATCTATCTACCGCTGGAACGTCCGGAGGGAGAGGGCGAATGA
- a CDS encoding MBL fold metallo-hydrolase, with protein MKKASAFAAALVFIVPVAAAGAGGSSIASDKGPVIIHPVEHATFVMQWNGSMIAVDPVGGAAGFEAFGKADLILITHTHGDHLSVETVQAVAKPSATIVAPKAVAERFPETDGNRITVVANGDSVAWGDATIEAIPMYNLTPDRQSFHPKGQGNGYVVTLGGARIYIAGDTEDIPEMRALKDIDAAFVCMNLPYTMDVAAAADAVLEFKPAVVFPYHYRGKGGMSDLKKFSSLVARDPDIEVRLLDWY; from the coding sequence ATGAAAAAGGCAAGCGCGTTCGCCGCGGCGTTGGTGTTCATCGTGCCGGTCGCCGCCGCCGGCGCCGGCGGCAGCTCGATCGCGAGTGACAAGGGGCCGGTGATAATCCACCCGGTCGAGCACGCCACGTTTGTCATGCAGTGGAATGGCTCGATGATCGCGGTGGATCCGGTTGGCGGTGCGGCGGGATTCGAGGCCTTCGGCAAGGCAGACCTGATTCTGATCACGCACACACACGGCGATCATCTGTCGGTCGAGACGGTGCAGGCGGTGGCGAAACCTTCCGCGACGATCGTCGCGCCGAAGGCGGTAGCGGAGAGGTTTCCCGAAACGGACGGCAACCGGATCACGGTCGTTGCCAATGGCGATTCGGTGGCGTGGGGCGACGCAACGATCGAGGCGATTCCGATGTACAACCTGACGCCCGACCGCCAGAGCTTCCATCCCAAGGGCCAAGGCAATGGCTACGTCGTAACCCTCGGCGGTGCGCGGATCTACATCGCCGGTGATACCGAAGACATCCCGGAGATGCGCGCCCTGAAAGACATCGATGCGGCTTTCGTGTGCATGAACCTGCCGTACACGATGGATGTGGCGGCGGCGGCCGATGCGGTGCTCGAGTTCAAGCCGGCGGTGGTCTTTCCCTACCACTACCGGGGCAAAGGCGGAATGAGCGATCTCAAGAAGTTCTCGTCGCTGGTTGCCAGGGATCCCGACATCGAGGTCCGGCTGCTCGATTGGTATTGA
- a CDS encoding LON peptidase substrate-binding domain-containing protein, with protein MKGISFSDGPKAPPPETVKVPDVIPIFPLPRVVLLPAEVLPLHVFEPRYVEMVRDAFASHRVIGMVEVLPGHERELAGSPPVREVGCVGFIAAHEELEDGRFLMWLLGLERFLIEQELDVDTSYRQVRVHYQPTQESPKRLASIRQLRQELRTLLPDLVELDEASREHFARHMDEVSDAQLIALASQILEIPSDRKQAMLEAGTLSERFLMVYEDLYRHLDVNPEFDSFNPDELN; from the coding sequence GTGAAAGGCATCTCATTCAGCGATGGTCCGAAAGCACCTCCACCGGAGACGGTGAAAGTGCCCGACGTGATTCCGATCTTCCCGCTGCCCAGGGTCGTCCTGCTGCCCGCCGAGGTACTGCCACTCCATGTTTTCGAGCCCCGTTATGTCGAGATGGTGCGTGACGCATTCGCCTCTCACCGGGTGATCGGAATGGTCGAGGTCCTTCCCGGCCACGAACGAGAACTCGCTGGCTCGCCCCCTGTGCGCGAGGTGGGTTGCGTCGGCTTCATCGCCGCGCACGAGGAGCTCGAGGATGGGCGCTTTTTGATGTGGTTGCTCGGTCTCGAGCGGTTCCTGATCGAGCAGGAGTTGGACGTCGACACCAGCTATCGCCAGGTGAGGGTGCACTACCAACCGACTCAGGAGTCTCCGAAGCGCCTCGCCAGCATTCGACAGCTGCGGCAGGAACTGCGGACATTGCTGCCGGATCTGGTCGAACTCGACGAAGCGTCACGCGAACATTTTGCCCGCCACATGGACGAGGTCTCCGATGCCCAGCTCATCGCCCTCGCGTCCCAGATCCTCGAAATTCCGAGCGACCGCAAGCAGGCAATGCTCGAAGCCGGGACCCTTTCCGAACGATTCCTGATGGTCTACGAGGATCTCTATCGCCACCTCGACGTGAACCCTGAGTTCGACAGCTTCAATCCGGACGAGCTCAATTGA
- a CDS encoding response regulator transcription factor encodes MSRVLVVEDDEAMAVALRDGFTYEGHEVTVARDGEAGLELARDSSPDIMILDVMLPKMTGLEVCRTLRGEGSELPIIMLTARGQEIDKVLGLKLGADDYVTKPFSFMELMARVEAVLRRSQPGGNAKGEVFDFGGVTVDLDHHEARKGDQELDLTPREFRLLGYFLAHQGEVVSREELLDAVWGYDTIPFTRTVDTHIAKLRKKIEDDPSDPQHLITVHRLGYKFVG; translated from the coding sequence ATGAGTCGGGTACTGGTTGTCGAGGATGATGAGGCGATGGCGGTCGCGCTGCGCGACGGGTTCACCTACGAAGGACACGAGGTGACGGTTGCACGAGACGGTGAAGCGGGTCTCGAACTCGCGCGGGACAGCTCGCCCGACATTATGATCCTCGACGTCATGTTGCCCAAGATGACCGGCCTCGAGGTCTGCAGGACTCTTCGCGGCGAGGGATCGGAACTGCCGATCATCATGCTCACCGCGCGCGGCCAAGAGATCGACAAGGTGCTCGGACTCAAGCTCGGCGCCGACGATTACGTGACCAAGCCGTTCAGTTTCATGGAGCTGATGGCCCGGGTCGAAGCGGTCCTGCGGCGATCGCAGCCAGGCGGTAACGCGAAGGGTGAAGTCTTCGACTTCGGCGGTGTCACTGTCGACCTCGACCACCACGAGGCACGGAAGGGCGACCAGGAGCTCGATCTCACGCCGCGGGAGTTTCGCCTTCTCGGATATTTCCTCGCGCACCAGGGCGAGGTCGTTTCCCGCGAGGAGCTGCTCGACGCGGTCTGGGGCTATGACACCATCCCGTTCACGCGCACGGTCGACACCCACATCGCCAAGCTGCGCAAGAAGATCGAGGACGATCCGTCGGACCCGCAGCACCTGATCACGGTTCATCGGCTGGGATACAAGTTCGTGGGGTGA
- a CDS encoding YdhR family protein has protein sequence MHIQIITFRLKDVSEADYAGLCDNLAPSYAAIPGLVRKTWLADSETGTYGGVYFWKDKQSMEDFAQTELFKSVATHPNLDNVTSTDFGVLLGPTEVTKGLI, from the coding sequence ATGCACATCCAAATCATCACCTTTAGGCTGAAAGATGTGAGCGAAGCTGACTACGCGGGCCTCTGCGACAACCTTGCGCCCAGCTACGCCGCCATACCGGGCCTGGTTCGGAAAACCTGGCTGGCGGACTCGGAGACCGGCACGTATGGCGGTGTCTACTTCTGGAAGGACAAGCAATCGATGGAGGACTTCGCCCAGACTGAACTCTTCAAATCGGTCGCTACCCATCCGAACCTCGATAACGTCACCTCCACTGACTTCGGAGTCCTCCTCGGCCCGACCGAGGTCACCAAAGGTTTGATCTGA